A single Thermoanaerobaculia bacterium DNA region contains:
- the rplV gene encoding 50S ribosomal protein L22: protein MEAIAHLRHLQASPQKVRLVVDLIRGMDVEEAAVVLRTTNKSAARPIEKLLKSAVANAENRDQNVDVGKLYVKEVFVDGGPTLKRIQANTMGRAFRILKRQSHVTIKLDTRKAGSGAVARVPAAKAPAKSQKAAKRTAKGGK, encoded by the coding sequence ATGGAAGCCATCGCGCATCTGCGCCACCTCCAGGCGTCGCCCCAGAAGGTCCGGCTCGTCGTCGATCTCATCCGCGGAATGGACGTGGAAGAGGCCGCCGTCGTCCTGCGGACCACCAACAAGTCGGCCGCGAGGCCGATCGAGAAGCTCTTGAAGTCCGCGGTGGCCAACGCCGAGAACCGCGACCAGAACGTCGATGTCGGCAAGCTCTACGTCAAGGAAGTCTTCGTCGACGGCGGGCCGACGCTCAAGCGCATCCAGGCGAACACCATGGGTCGCGCGTTCCGGATCCTCAAGCGTCAGAGCCACGTGACGATCAAGCTGGATACGCGCAAGGCCGGTTCGGGCGCCGTTGCCAGAGTTCCCGCCGCCAAGGCGCCTGCCAAGTCGCAGAAGGCCGCCAAGCGCACCGCCAAGGGAGGGAAGTAA
- the rpsS gene encoding 30S ribosomal protein S19, which yields MARSLKKGYFIDKHLHDKVVAMNSSGEKRVIKTWSRRSTVIPEMVGHTLAVHNGTKFIPVYVSENMVGHKLGEFSMTRTFRGHSGKKAAEKSVAPRPKA from the coding sequence ATGGCGCGTTCACTGAAGAAGGGCTACTTCATCGACAAGCATCTCCACGACAAGGTCGTGGCGATGAATTCGAGCGGCGAGAAGCGGGTCATCAAGACCTGGTCCCGGCGTTCCACCGTGATTCCCGAGATGGTCGGGCACACTCTCGCGGTCCACAACGGGACGAAGTTCATCCCGGTCTACGTCAGCGAGAACATGGTCGGCCACAAGCTGGGCGAGTTCTCCATGACCCGGACGTTCCGCGGACACAGCGGCAAGAAGGCGGCGGAGAAGTCCGTCGCCCCCAGGCCGAAGGCGTAA